Proteins encoded together in one Microbacterium oxydans window:
- a CDS encoding anhydro-N-acetylmuramic acid kinase, translating to MRVLGLISGTSHDGIDAAVVDFATNGGFTAHGVDLHGTVLAATSVPYAPELRARLIAALPPAQTTLAEVCELDTLIGQAFAEVAADIAAEVGGVDAVCSHGQTVYHWVDGAHALGTLQIGQPAWIAEKVGAPVVSDIRIRDITAGGHGAPLVSFLDELLLRSRAGVSAALNLGGISNMTVVREDGLVAYDIGPANALVDAVIVEHGLNPLGYDDDAAIARTGQVDEALLTALLEDPYYALTPPKSTGKEHFHLRYVHEHLAAQGREIPVADVVRTLTELTVRTVARDVEAAGIGFLAVSGGGCRNPLILDGLRAALPATEVVLADELGAAADSKEAILLALIGWSTLHGVPAIVPGGTGAREPRILGTITPGVGPLEMPEPVASIDSLVLTEA from the coding sequence ATGCGTGTCCTCGGACTGATCTCCGGCACCTCGCACGACGGCATCGACGCGGCCGTCGTCGACTTCGCGACCAACGGCGGCTTCACCGCCCACGGCGTGGATCTGCACGGCACAGTGCTCGCGGCCACCAGCGTGCCCTACGCCCCCGAGCTGCGGGCGCGGCTGATCGCCGCCCTTCCGCCCGCACAGACGACGCTCGCCGAGGTGTGCGAGCTCGACACTCTCATCGGGCAGGCGTTCGCGGAGGTCGCGGCGGACATCGCCGCCGAGGTCGGCGGGGTCGACGCGGTGTGCTCGCACGGGCAGACCGTGTACCACTGGGTCGACGGCGCGCACGCGCTGGGCACTCTGCAGATCGGTCAGCCCGCCTGGATCGCCGAGAAGGTCGGCGCCCCCGTGGTGTCGGACATCCGGATCCGCGACATCACGGCCGGTGGACACGGCGCCCCGCTGGTGTCGTTCCTCGACGAGCTGCTGCTGCGCTCGCGCGCCGGCGTCTCCGCCGCCCTCAACCTCGGCGGCATCTCGAACATGACCGTGGTGCGCGAAGACGGCCTCGTCGCCTACGACATCGGTCCGGCGAACGCGCTGGTGGATGCCGTCATCGTGGAGCACGGCCTCAACCCGCTCGGCTACGACGACGACGCCGCGATCGCCCGCACCGGGCAGGTCGACGAGGCGCTGCTGACGGCTCTGCTCGAGGACCCGTACTACGCCCTCACTCCGCCCAAGAGCACGGGCAAGGAGCACTTCCACCTCCGCTACGTGCACGAGCACCTCGCCGCGCAGGGCCGGGAGATCCCGGTCGCCGACGTCGTGCGCACCCTCACCGAGCTCACGGTCCGCACGGTCGCGCGCGACGTCGAGGCCGCGGGCATCGGGTTCCTGGCCGTGTCGGGCGGCGGATGCCGCAACCCGCTGATCCTCGACGGACTGCGCGCCGCCCTCCCCGCGACCGAGGTCGTGCTGGCCGACGAGCTGGGCGCCGCTGCCGACAGCAAGGAGGCGATCCTCCTCGCGCTCATCGGCTGGTCGACGCTGCACGGCGTCCCGGCGATCGTCCCCGGCGGCACGGGTGCGCGCGAACCGCGGATCCTCGGCACCATCACTCCCGGTGTCGGACCGCTGGAGATGCCCGAGCCGGTCGCGTCGATCGACTCCCTGGTGCTGACGGAGGCCTGA
- a CDS encoding HAD-IIA family hydrolase: MAQRDDIECWLTDMDGVLVHENDAIPGASELLAGWESAGIPYLVLTNNSIFTARDLSARLRISGLHVPEERIWTSALATADFLKQQLPGGSAFVIGEAGILTALHDAGFIMTETNPDFVVVGETRNYSFEAITKAIRLIIGGARFIVTNPDATGPSTDGPLPATGAIAALITKATGKEPYVVGKPNPMMFRSALNKIGAHSKRTGMIGDRMDTDVVAGIEAGLHTVLVLTGISDQAEIEKYPFRPDEIVQSVADLLPRITETITTVKTKK; encoded by the coding sequence ATGGCACAACGTGACGACATCGAATGCTGGCTGACCGACATGGATGGCGTGCTCGTCCATGAGAACGACGCCATCCCCGGGGCGTCCGAGCTGCTCGCCGGTTGGGAGAGCGCGGGCATCCCCTACCTGGTGCTCACCAACAACTCGATCTTCACCGCGCGCGACCTGTCGGCACGCCTCCGCATCAGCGGACTGCACGTGCCCGAGGAGCGCATCTGGACCTCGGCCCTCGCGACCGCCGACTTCCTGAAGCAGCAGCTCCCCGGCGGCTCCGCGTTCGTGATCGGCGAGGCGGGCATCCTGACCGCCCTGCACGATGCCGGCTTCATCATGACCGAGACGAACCCCGACTTCGTGGTCGTCGGCGAGACGCGCAACTACTCGTTCGAAGCGATCACGAAGGCGATCCGCCTCATCATCGGCGGCGCGCGCTTCATCGTCACGAATCCGGATGCCACGGGCCCGAGCACCGACGGACCGCTGCCGGCCACCGGCGCGATCGCCGCGCTCATCACGAAGGCCACGGGCAAGGAGCCGTATGTCGTCGGCAAGCCGAACCCGATGATGTTCCGCTCGGCGCTCAACAAGATCGGCGCGCACTCGAAGCGCACCGGCATGATCGGCGACCGCATGGACACCGATGTCGTCGCCGGCATCGAGGCGGGCCTGCACACCGTGCTCGTGCTCACCGGGATCAGCGATCAGGCCGAGATCGAGAAGTACCCGTTCCGTCCCGACGAGATCGTGCAGTCCGTGGCCGATCTGCTGCCGCGCATCACCGAGACGATCACGACGGTCAAGACCAAGAAGTAG
- a CDS encoding YdeI/OmpD-associated family protein, which translates to MGALDDGERITAADAAAWRAWLEENHERAAGVWLLSVRGSGAGGVGYEDAVRQALCFGWIDGPVRVFGDGSDDRANGQWFSPRRPGSGWAATNKARIAELEAAGLLAPAGIRVLEVAKANGSWAVLDGPEAGIEPDEFAAALDAVPAARENWDAFPKSVRKFGLTHIAMAKRPETRSARIAKIVADAAKGKRP; encoded by the coding sequence ATGGGCGCGCTCGACGACGGCGAACGGATCACGGCAGCGGATGCCGCGGCCTGGCGCGCGTGGCTCGAGGAGAACCATGAGCGGGCCGCCGGCGTCTGGCTGCTGAGCGTGCGGGGCAGCGGCGCGGGCGGCGTCGGCTACGAGGATGCCGTGCGGCAGGCGCTGTGCTTCGGTTGGATCGACGGCCCCGTGCGCGTGTTCGGCGACGGATCGGACGACCGCGCCAACGGCCAGTGGTTCTCCCCTCGACGCCCCGGCAGCGGATGGGCGGCGACGAACAAGGCACGTATCGCGGAGCTCGAGGCCGCAGGGCTGCTCGCGCCGGCCGGCATCCGCGTGCTCGAGGTCGCGAAGGCGAACGGCTCCTGGGCCGTGCTCGACGGACCGGAGGCCGGGATCGAGCCGGACGAGTTCGCGGCAGCACTCGACGCCGTCCCGGCGGCGCGGGAGAACTGGGACGCGTTCCCGAAGTCGGTCAGGAAGTTCGGACTCACGCACATCGCGATGGCCAAGCGTCCGGAGACCCGGTCCGCCCGCATCGCGAAGATCGTCGCGGACGCCGCGAAGGGGAAACGCCCATGA